The stretch of DNA ACGTGGATGACCTCATTGAAAATTAGTAACACCAGAAGACCTCTCGATGTTTGTTGACAATTCATTACATTGTGCATAATTGTCAGCATGTAAAACTGTGTAGTACCTGCATCCATTAATTCCAATCTTTTTCTAATCCATCTGTCTCAGGCTCTCAGCCATGCATCTTGCATCAAACTGTATGTGCCTTGGAGTATATTGCTTCTTATATTGCACCCATTATTAGTGAAGAAATTGCGAAATGCTTACTATGCATGGTGATTATTTAATCAGAGTAACATCTGACATGAAAAGGCACTTCAAATCAGGGCTAATTTTCAAGCCTGAATACCTTTTACTTAGAACAAAGTACTGGTACATCTTCTCTATTTTTAAATGTAGCCATCCCACTCTCCCTGGAAGCCCCGCCCCCCTGCTACATTTTCATGGTCACCGCCCCCAGGAACGGCTACAAGATGAAGCGACGCACAAGGTTTCTTCTTGCCTTCTTCTGGTTTTTCTCTTTGATATCCATTTGTTGCCTTGGGTATTTCTTGATTCCTTCtctggtgtgtgtgtgtgcgtgtgcgtgtgcgtgtgcgtgtgtgtgtgtgtgtgtgtgtgtgtgtgtgtgtggaagGTCACGCGCCTTTGTGCCGGGTGGGAGCATCTACTGCACTAATAGAATGCCAAGCATAGGAAAGGCTCCCCAAGATGATATATGCTTCTTCAGTTTACGCACATTTTTTAGAACTTTTTTCACCCAATGATAATTCATTACTGCTTGAACTCTCCATGGTCAGACAATTTGGTTGGTGTCATGTTCTGAATGCATGGTGATATTGAGCACGTACAAGGCTTTCCGATTCAACCGCAATTTCCAGGGTAGTTGTTCTAGCAGGATATTGTATTTGTTACGGAAAACACGGATGAGTAATTACATGATATATTATTAATATTAAACTGTGTTGTTTCTCTGAAACTAACTTGGTATTTCAGCTGTGGAAACTGATGTTCTAACCTTAGTTCCATAGATGAATCTTTGTTGTCTTTTTCAGAAAGGGAATGTCTGGTATATCTTTCTTTGTGGATTTATTCAATGAGTTTTCTACATTTGGGCTGCATTGTTAAGAAAGAGTTTGATGATGCCACAAGAGCAAGAATTAAAAGTCGTTTGTAGAACCATGTTTCCTCATGGCAGGAGGCGAGCAATACTTTACTATTACAATGTTCATTTTCAATACAATCAGAAGTATGACACTGATTGTCAATTGCGCGTTCATGCAGGTTGCGCGTTCATGCAATACTTTACCCATGAAATAGAAGAGTTGTGCAGGCGTGTGATTCAAGTTCTTCGACGGAACGGACCCAACTCATTCAGTGAAGAAATTTCAAGGTTCTCTTTCGGAACTGGTTTGAGCTTCTATAAGTTCAGTTTGAAGAACAGTATCACAGAATAAGGAATCATGAAAATAATGAGGTAACAGCAGAGGGTGAGTGTTGCAAAAAAGATTGACGACTGGAGCTAAAAACAGGCAAGAGAATGTACAGAAAAGCCTTCCTTTAGATTTAGCCAGTAGAGCATGTGCCCTTCGCATAGGGATAATAACTTTTAGTAAAACAGCAGCACCGGTTTGATTCAGGGTATACAATATCTTACAAACAGTCAAGGATTCACCAACTCACCAGTCAAGCATTAGATAGATAACAAAAAGGTAGGAATAACATGTGTGCAGAAGTACATTCCTACTCATCATGAGGACAGGTGTCAAGAAGGAACTAGGCATACCCATAGCATTTCCCCACTGTTTAATCAATCTTAGTGGAACTGGGTGGTCATGTAAAGTAGTTTCACTTGGGGTGCATCCATCAGCCTCCTTAACCACATAATAGACAGTGGAGCTGAAACTTCCCCTCTTTTTTTAAGAATGCCTAGTCGGGTTCTTCTCCTACCAGTATCGAATAGAACTCGAAATCGAATTTCATTGCGGGAAATTAGGATTTCATGAGGGAGGAAAAGGGGGTGGAGAGTCGTACAATGCATTGGTGGGATGAAGATCAGAGAAGCGAATGCCTCTCGTAATTGATTGAAAAGTGCTCTGCTGCTTCAAATATCATGACAATTCAAATACAAACTGCAGACCTGTACTTACGGTCAGAGATGATGGCTGAACATTCCTTATTTCCAATAACAATACTTTCCGCTTGAAGGAAGTTTCTTATTGGATTACATAATGCTTCCAGATCATCTTCGTTCTGGTCATAGCTATTCTgagttgtcatagtcttcaatgttaGGCATCTAGGTGCCCTAAGCAGCTTGTCATTGACTGATTGATTTAGAAAACACATAGATTCCTGTTTCGCCTGTAGATAAAGTATGGTTAAATAGTTATGGAATTCCTCAGGAACTGTGTCCTGAAGTTTCCCACTTTCGAAGAAACTGGAAACCCATAATAGTTTCCTATGGTTATCTATGATCTCTTCTAGGTGCTTGGCAAACTCATACTCCCTGTGTGAGGTAATATAGAAGATCTTTTAGATCattaaagtagtgatctaaaaaGTCTTGTATTATTTTACAGATGGAGTCTTCTTTACCACTTATAAGATCCATACTCACTGAATCTACTCACGCTCATTCTGGAGTGATGAAGAATTGAGATGATAATGGAAATAAGATCCATGACATGTTGTTCCTAAGATGTGCGACTGATTGCAATGGAACAATATGCGGATGCACAAGTTCTTACCAAAACAGAGGTAGCACGGTCTAGAATATGGGACACCAAACTGCAAGGGACTTAGGAAGAATTATTGTGTGTTGAAACTGAGAGTTGAAAGGGCAGCTAGCAACTGGTCATGTATATCAGACACCTATCACAAGCAATTGATACTGATAGAGTCCAAATACTACAGTCAATTGTGATTCGAATAATTCTAAGCTTAAAAGAACCTCGAATCCAACAACATTTTCCGCGCACCATCTACTCGATGGTATGCCCATATGGATTGTTTGATCTCTTCTCCTCTGCAGACTGCAGGTGCAAGTCCCCCGCTCATTGAGGGCGTGGTCAGATTGCTTAATGAGTTCTTTTATTTTTGGGATTTTAAGATGACTACTGCTTGAGCACCATAGTTGATTGCTATTTATTTCAGATCAAATTCTCAATCAATTTTTCCTTCCAATTGAAATGAAATATTCGGCAAAATAGAATGATGTATATTGCGAGACTATGTACTGTAGGAGTTATTTGAGTAATGATGTGAAGGCAATGTATAAACTTGGTGAATTCACTTCAGTTTGCTGATACTGATATACCGCTATGTGTCCAGCAAGTGTGATTTGCAAGTCATATATAGTATGTATTCACAAACTTTTCTGTGTGTTCCATTGTACTAAGTCGAACATCCATGAGCACAGATTTGGTTCTAATCAGGTATCACATATTTCATGCTTGCAGTATAGTTTATTTCTCCATCTGTGCATCGTCAGTCTTGAGTACATGCTCTTGTGCCTGCCCAGCTTGCTCTGTTACTGAACTTGCCCTCTCTTCCTAAAGAGCAGACCTGATTTCCTTTGTGTCCTTGAAGCAAATACCACAATGTCAGCTTGAAATTTTTTAGGACACACAGAGCCAGAATGTAGATATGGGGTTTGACAGAAAGAGTACACACCGATTTTTAGGTGCTGTATTTTAGAAGCGAGCCCCTCTTTCATGCCTACAAGCTCCTGCAGGTAAATCAACCGTCAGTCAGCATACTTTTATATTCACTGCTTAGAACAACAAGCTGAATCAACTGAAATTACTCACGCTATGGCAGGTCTTGGTGAACAAGACTGCAAACTGCTGATAAAAAAGAaaatatcatgttgttagacaccCATTTATCTGTGGTAGTACTGTGCAATTGATGCATCAGTCTCACCAAACGATGTTGTTCTGGATCTCATAGGATCACCTGCATTTCGTTGGACTTTCTATGAAGCTTACAAACTAGGATGACTTGTATTTATAGTGACTACAACAGATCACTAGCCCATGAGTTGTagcctccgtcccaaaataactGTCTCAACAGATCACTAGGCCGATTTTAGGTGCTGTCATTTAGGGTCCTAGCTTGGTTACAAATCAAATCAAGGCTTGATTACATAATATGAATGGATGGTGCAAACCCCATCATGCATCTAGTGGTAAATAATCTTTATTTTGCAAATAACATCTCTTATTGGGTGTTCTTCTCTGAATATAAACCTGACGACCCCTAAACCTATTTTGGATTGACAGATAGAGTACTGCATAGTGAGATTTATGAGTGTGACGCAGAGAAACAAGTATGGTGTCTGATTATATGGTCATCATCACATTTGTCTGAAAATTTAATTGCAAACATGGTTACAAAGTTACAGTATTCAGAACTGATTCCATAATCTAATTCGTTTATCTATCTATTTCACCTCAATCTGTCGCTGCTTTGGAACTCTCTTTGTCATCAATGATCAACCTAGACCCGCGAACGTGCGTAAGCTAGATAAATGCGCACATAAACGCTCAGGAGGCGTGCCAATGGCACGCCCCAACCACTAGTCCAGTACAATAGTCGCACATAACAGCAGACTCTGACTATTACTACTATCTCAGGTTTAGTCTACCAGAATGTCTTATATTTTGGAATGAAGGTAGTAGTTGATAGGCTGCTTTCTCGGAATTCGCCCCATATCGTCTTGCTGCCCCTGTGATCAACGTCCGGAATCGGCTGCCCACCTTACCCCTTGTGTGATCATGTATAGTAGTCAATGAAAATGCATAACACCTGCTAGTTGCAgtaaaaatagaaaaaaaatgaCGGAAACTTCAATACACCAGGGAAGTAGTTGTACTCTGCTGATTTGGCAAGAACATGAGCTGCACATTTACAGTATCCAACATCTAGATATCACACATTTACAGTACTAATAAtaatgtacgtgcaatgcacgtttatATTAGGTAGGATATTAGTTGCACGTTATATTAGGTAAGATATATCTGTTGCACGTTGGTATTTAGTAGTATATCAATTACTTTTTCACGGGAATGGTAGGATATTAATTACATGGCATATTTCATGGGATAGCGTTGAGTCAAAACGTGTTTATAACCAATGGCAGTGGTGGGTAATTAGAGCGTTAAACGTGTTTGGTGCTCACCATTGGAGGGATTTGAACCGTTAGATAACATGATTTGACGGTTGAGATGGTTTAGATCTGcccctttgggtctttttatattggtatagatgtGTGTACTAATGCACTACTGGTTGCACTTGCATTTATAAAGATATATTCGCAGTACTAATGCCCATATATCCAACATTTGGATTCCCACATCGATATCCATCTCACACACTCAATGCAAGCTCGAAGGAACATCCATAAATAGCAGGCTGACGAGTTCACATCGATCCCATCCCATCATATCGAAAACAAAGCAAAGCGAAGCCTAATCGTGTTCGTGTTGGCCATGGGGTTCAACAGAGCACAGTTGTTTGGTGCCTTCGCCCTGGGCTTGCTCATCATGATCCACAGTAAGTTCAGAGACCAGCACCACACAACATGCCCATCCTGTTAAAAAGATCCATCCAGTCTTGTGCTAGAAACAAAAATCTAATTCTGTGGTGCAGGTGTGGAGGCGGTTAATCCCCGTGCCCGGATATGCCATTCCCCTAGCCATCTTTATAGTGGCTCATGCAACAACAGGAAATGCACGGAGACGTGCCACCACGAGCACTTCACCGGCGGCTACTGCACACGTAGAGGGGTTGTTAAAGAACTTCACTGTCAATGTACCATGAGATGCAGCAAGCATAGTCCTCCACAGCCGTCGGAagtgccgccaccgccgccgtccaAAGTGCCACCACCACCAAATGTCATGCCGGCCAGAAAAATCTCTGGAGGCATGAACTACTGACTTAAAGGATCATTTTCCTGTCTCCATGGAAATGTTCAATTTGTAAGGAATAAAcatgcatgattgatcgcatgaAAATAATTTGAAGTGTCGAAACGATAATAAGAAAAACCTCTTTAATTTGAGACTCTGCCTGACAGAAAATGACCCGTGCGATGCAACGTGATAAAAATTCTGTCAGAAGCTGCACAGTGCCTTGGTTCCAGAGAATTGGATCAAGGGCCTTTTAATCTTCGACGAATCTAGTATTTGAGAGAATTGATCAAAATGTAATAGCAGCAAATAGCTAGGTCCATGGTTGCAATGGTAGAAAATACTGACATGTATATAATTTTGTGGGAGTTGTATTTTCATCAACACTTTGGTTGTAGGTACCGCACACGTCATCACACTTACTGTTATTACTACTTCCTCTATCCGTTATTTATTATTAGGTTGGGAGTAATTTAATATGCTAGTGCATAATAATCCCAAGGGCGCTACAAATATACTGTTATGCACAGGCTGTAAACCCATTTTAATTATAGTTGACACCACAATGATATCTCTTTGGCCAGTGCTAGGCGCCATCCGGATGTAGgaagagaaaaacaaaaaaatatgtCCGCATTCTGATCACTCTCCCTGTAGCTGTTAATCACTATCCACTTCACACACTTGTCGTTTCGCATTTATCCTCATGCGCCTTGTCGCTGCAGCCAGCTCGTCGACACCAACGACCACTGCTGCAACCCTTGTCGTAGTCGGCTCGCCGTTATCCGCCACGGGCATGGTAATTTCTAGGGACTTGGGAGTCTAGATTTTAATTATGGCAGAATAATAATCAGTTTTATGCGGTTTTATCTTCTCAAGAGCAAGCAAAGTATAGTTTGTACTAAACGTTTTGACATTCAGCATGTATGTACTACAGTTTCACAAGGGCCATAATATCCAATGCATTGCGTTCGATGGACTAGGTCTAATCTCGTGGATGATTTGCAACCAATCCCATTTTAATTCGGTGCTTCGGTATTTTATTCGGTGGTTAAAACATTTAGTACCAGTGCATAAAACCTGAGCTTTTGTATTTTGAAGGAAAAGAAGGCTAGTGTAGTATGGGCCTGCTAATTCACACCAACCAGACGTGCAGCAAGCTTGGAACCACGCGGCGCATGAATCGGAGGATTGCGTGTGGGTAAAAAACTAAGGGATGAGGGTAGGCCTAGGCGGTGATGTGGGACCCAGTGGGGACGGGGAATGACTAGAATAGAAGATGAGCTTCAGgtgaaaaaatagaaaaaatgaTCTGAGCCGTCAGCATTGAGATGGATGATACAGATTTTGGTGGTGGGATCTTTGCGCACAGTTAGCAAAAAGGACCCTATATTCTTGTTAATTTTCTCCCGACATCCTCCTCCAAACGCGACCACGAGTCACCGTCCCCCTCGCCCATCTCCCTCCCGCTTGTGGACAGTAGCGGCGGCCGAGATCCGCATCCTCCCCATCTCCGGCAACTACAGTAGCTCGCCTAAGGCAAGCAGATGGTGGGCTACTCACCCCCTTCCCCTCTGAGGCCCTTGGAGCGGCTTGTCGGCGTGATCCGTGCCTCTGCCCCCTCTCAAGATCCTAGACCGCCAGCGGCAAGCCGGTGGTGGGCTCCTCCTTCGCTTCTCACGCCCATGATCAAGGTATACTCCGATGCTCCCACTTCCTCCTCTCTCACCTAGATTTTTGTGTGTACATTCGTCAAAGATCTGCTAGGGTAGATGAGGGATCTACAGGAAGGTTGGGCCTTAATGAGGCGACTGATGAAGACATTAAATCAGAGCAATTGTACACAGGGCACCAATGTGTACCATCCGAAATCACTGAAATAACAATGGGATCACGCAGTGACGGCCATTACATGCAATATTATGGTTATATATGGGCATGTGAGTGCTTTGGATGACTCGTGCTATGTACAGAGTTCCTAGATTAATACGAGAACCAATTAAATCTGAACTTGAAGTCAAATTGATGCCATGTTTTAGCTTGTAGATCGTTAATCTGTTGATGCTTTGGTTACATCGATTCTCAGACATGCTAAGGGTGTGTTATTTCTGTTATAAAGTAGTGCATCGCAAGGTGTTTCACTGGTTTAGTGGGGAGAGTGAACCCTTCACTTATTTAGTGCATACAAGACGCATGATTAGTTAGTGTAATGTGATAAGGGGAGAtctcctaatttttttttgtttcaGTTGATGGCTATAAAGCTTCTTGTCCACAAACAGGAGATTCAGCTAATTTTGAACCAAATATTCAGAAATTTGGTTGAATACATATAAGGGGGGAGCACGACAGGTATGGCCTGAGAAGTTATTTCACTTGGTCCTGGGAT from Triticum urartu cultivar G1812 chromosome 3, Tu2.1, whole genome shotgun sequence encodes:
- the LOC125549070 gene encoding defensin-like protein; the encoded protein is MGFNRAQLFGAFALGLLIMIHSVEAVNPRARICHSPSHLYSGSCNNRKCTETCHHEHFTGGYCTRRGVVKELHCQCTMRCSKHSPPQPSEVPPPPPSKVPPPPNVMPARKISGGMNY